In Patescibacteria group bacterium, a single genomic region encodes these proteins:
- a CDS encoding HDIG domain-containing protein gives MNREEAHKLLKENLFNNNLLKHCLAVEAIMRGLAKRLGGDSEKWGIAGLLHDIDYEKTKDAPLKHSLIGAEMLKNLGFGEEICEAVKTHNEAHSIAPEGLMAKALFVCDPISGLIVASTLVLPSKNIKELTTENVLNRFKEKAFARGANREIIGKCELLLGLSLEEFVKISLDAMKEISKEIEL, from the coding sequence ATGAACAGAGAGGAAGCGCATAAATTATTAAAAGAGAATTTGTTTAACAACAATCTTCTCAAGCATTGTTTGGCAGTTGAAGCGATTATGCGAGGGCTTGCCAAGCGATTGGGCGGAGATTCTGAAAAATGGGGGATTGCTGGATTGTTGCATGATATTGATTATGAAAAGACAAAAGACGCTCCGCTAAAGCACTCTTTAATTGGCGCAGAAATGCTCAAGAACTTGGGCTTCGGCGAAGAAATCTGTGAGGCAGTTAAAACGCATAATGAAGCGCACTCTATCGCGCCAGAAGGGCTTATGGCAAAAGCATTGTTTGTCTGCGACCCGATAAGCGGATTAATTGTTGCCTCTACCTTGGTTCTTCCGTCAAAAAATATCAAAGAGCTTACCACGGAAAATGTGCTGAATAGATTTAAGGAAAAGGCGTTTGCCAGAGGAGCTAACCGAGAGATAATTGGAAAATGTGAACTGCTTCTCGGACTGTCGCTGGAAGAGTTTGTAAAGATTTCTTTAGATGCGATGAAGGAAATAAGCAAAGAGATTGAATTATAA
- a CDS encoding cell division FtsZ family protein has product MSKSKIQNEKSKIRAKAKVVGVVPKKLKQETFFHPRIGIIGIGGGGGSIVGEIAKTIYRKKLPHLNKIKFIVANVDYQAIKMVPKQAGAFYFGKEITRGLGCGMNIELGEKSALQDKKSIEKLLKNCDFCIFISCLGGGTGSGATPVFAEIAKSLSILSLGIFTMPFAFEGNERGRIARASLEKIKQNINAFTIIPNQRIFKIIDEKTPIHKSLSVMNNALVEILEGFIETLYLPGLINLDFSDFRAVLEKEGQLTYLNSQEFSGASRAEKVAEAVLNNPLMNYDISGVERMLFNIVGSKDMKMSEVEEICKKIEAYNPQAKIIFGVMQDAQHQGKLKITLMAVGCGAKEKPKPKKKIIRKQKDEIKAGAINESEQKKEEEKMPSEASIAKPKEKLEEVKIPQAPDNKEEKPKIIKKKNKVKKLQIVKKTNIRRNALDLQKQAVDDEKKMLEEENKWEIPAFLRKVNNR; this is encoded by the coding sequence ATGTCCAAATCCAAAATCCAAAACGAAAAATCCAAAATTAGAGCAAAGGCCAAGGTTGTGGGTGTCGTGCCTAAGAAGCTGAAACAGGAAACATTTTTCCATCCAAGGATAGGTATAATTGGAATTGGCGGGGGAGGCGGTTCCATTGTTGGAGAAATCGCCAAAACAATATACAGAAAAAAATTGCCTCACTTAAACAAGATTAAGTTCATTGTTGCTAATGTTGATTATCAAGCAATCAAAATGGTTCCTAAACAAGCAGGAGCTTTTTATTTCGGCAAGGAGATAACAAGAGGGCTTGGCTGTGGAATGAATATTGAACTTGGAGAAAAATCCGCTTTACAAGATAAGAAATCAATAGAGAAACTTTTAAAAAATTGTGATTTTTGTATATTCATTTCCTGCTTAGGTGGAGGAACTGGCTCTGGGGCAACGCCAGTGTTTGCGGAAATTGCTAAGAGTTTGAGTATTTTATCACTCGGGATATTTACCATGCCTTTCGCATTTGAAGGCAATGAAAGGGGAAGAATAGCTAGGGCTTCTCTTGAGAAAATAAAGCAGAACATAAATGCTTTTACCATAATTCCAAACCAAAGGATTTTTAAAATTATTGACGAAAAAACACCGATTCATAAGTCATTGTCAGTGATGAATAATGCATTAGTCGAGATTTTAGAGGGCTTTATTGAAACATTGTATCTCCCTGGTCTGATTAATCTTGATTTTTCCGATTTTAGGGCTGTATTAGAAAAAGAAGGCCAATTAACTTATCTCAATTCGCAAGAGTTCAGCGGCGCAAGCAGAGCAGAAAAGGTGGCAGAAGCGGTTTTAAATAATCCTTTGATGAATTATGATATTTCAGGGGTTGAAAGAATGCTATTCAACATCGTGGGCTCCAAAGATATGAAGATGAGCGAAGTTGAGGAAATCTGCAAAAAAATTGAGGCCTATAACCCGCAGGCAAAAATCATTTTTGGAGTAATGCAGGACGCTCAACATCAAGGAAAATTAAAAATTACTTTAATGGCTGTTGGTTGCGGCGCAAAGGAAAAGCCCAAGCCAAAAAAGAAAATAATAAGAAAACAGAAAGATGAAATCAAAGCAGGGGCGATTAATGAGTCGGAGCAGAAAAAGGAAGAAGAAAAAATGCCCTCTGAAGCAAGTATCGCTAAACCTAAGGAAAAATTAGAGGAAGTAAAAATACCACAGGCACCAGACAACAAAGAAGAGAAGCCAAAAATAATAAAAAAGAAGAACAAGGTTAAAAAGCTTCAGATTGTCAAAAAGACAAATATTCGCAGGAATGCTTTGGATTTGCAGAAGCAGGCGGTTGATGATGAAAAAAAGATGCTTGAAGAAGAAAATAAGTGGGAAATTCCAGCATTCCTCCGCAAGGTCAATAATCGATAA
- a CDS encoding type IV secretion system DNA-binding domain-containing protein — translation MVFLIIFILAIIALGVGMFFYNKIKNKGRLLESFDMALFLVTMPKYEFKKEEMIEQGEEVLIAQMEQIFSTFLSLKTPNFWKRTVYGPPRMAFEIASQIGGSDISFYVAVPTFLETAFEKYVQGVYSRALVEKVPQDYTIFEPAGATAGCYLKLSGPSFFPISTYKNLEKDALATITNTLSKIRHDEGAAVQVVIRPFTKKKWSKVGDKILGNIREGKPIKLAIAESSRSWLVEFLFELNSIITGQKKNKPEQDNKKELPVDEKIIEAIQSKVQKQVFDVNIRLMAAAETQIRAEEILGHLRGAFGQFSLYSMNGFDVVMAKKKRLKKLIYDFSFRNFSPIQGNILNIEELASIYHFPTHYIETPYIKTAKSGVAAPPSELPDKGLNLIGQVTFRGEEKDIYFSTREDRRRHFYLVGQTGTGKTSLLQEMIRQDILNGEGLGIIDPHGELIEATLANIPKERVDDVVLFEPSDMERPIGLNMLEYDTPEQKDFAVQEMIAIFHKLFPPEIIGPMFEHYMRNAMLALMADKDNPGTLVEIPRMFTDDDFMQKKLMKVEDPIVKNFWLKEWKQTTGATRSDMLGYVVSKVGRFIENEMMRNIIGQSHSGFDLGEIMDGKKIFLANLSKGLTGEVNSSLLGLILVSKMQMAAMKRARVKQEERADFYLYIDEFQNFTTDSITTILSEARKYRLNLILAHQYIPQLEDKIRDAVLGNVGTIGAYRISADDAELLEKQFEPEFSRFDLVNLDNFNLVIKMLIDGKVSNAFKFMTYKPKDGNLKQVESIKKISSLKYGKLKSLVEREIAKRSNL, via the coding sequence AATGGAGCAGATTTTCAGCACCTTTTTATCTTTGAAAACACCGAATTTTTGGAAAAGAACTGTTTACGGACCGCCAAGAATGGCTTTTGAAATAGCTTCTCAAATTGGAGGGTCAGATATATCTTTTTATGTCGCAGTCCCTACATTTTTAGAAACAGCGTTTGAGAAGTATGTTCAAGGAGTTTATTCAAGGGCTTTGGTGGAAAAAGTGCCCCAGGACTATACTATATTTGAACCTGCCGGCGCTACAGCTGGTTGTTATTTGAAATTATCTGGTCCTTCTTTTTTCCCGATTAGCACTTATAAGAATTTAGAGAAAGACGCATTAGCCACAATAACCAATACCCTAAGCAAGATTCGCCACGATGAAGGCGCGGCAGTGCAGGTGGTTATAAGACCGTTTACCAAAAAGAAATGGTCCAAGGTTGGCGATAAGATATTGGGTAATATCCGAGAAGGAAAACCTATCAAGTTGGCTATCGCAGAATCCTCCCGCTCTTGGTTGGTGGAATTTTTATTTGAATTGAACAGTATTATCACTGGCCAGAAAAAAAATAAACCAGAACAAGACAATAAAAAAGAACTGCCAGTAGATGAAAAAATTATTGAGGCCATCCAGAGCAAAGTTCAAAAACAGGTTTTTGATGTGAATATAAGGTTGATGGCTGCAGCCGAGACCCAGATAAGGGCTGAAGAAATTTTAGGCCATCTTCGAGGAGCATTCGGACAGTTCTCTCTTTATTCTATGAATGGCTTTGATGTTGTAATGGCCAAAAAGAAGCGGCTGAAGAAGCTCATTTATGATTTTAGTTTTAGAAACTTTAGTCCTATTCAAGGAAATATTCTCAATATTGAAGAGTTAGCTAGTATTTATCATTTTCCCACTCATTATATTGAAACCCCCTATATCAAAACAGCTAAGTCGGGGGTGGCTGCTCCGCCAAGCGAGCTCCCGGACAAGGGATTAAATCTGATTGGGCAAGTCACTTTCAGGGGCGAGGAAAAAGATATATATTTTTCAACCAGGGAAGACAGGCGTCGCCATTTCTATCTTGTCGGACAAACCGGAACCGGCAAAACCAGTTTATTACAGGAGATGATTCGCCAAGACATTCTTAATGGCGAAGGCCTTGGAATAATAGACCCTCATGGTGAGCTTATTGAAGCCACTTTAGCCAACATTCCTAAAGAAAGAGTAGATGATGTGGTGCTATTCGAGCCATCTGATATGGAAAGGCCTATTGGACTTAATATGCTTGAATACGATACTCCGGAACAGAAAGATTTTGCTGTTCAAGAAATGATTGCTATTTTTCACAAACTTTTTCCGCCAGAAATAATCGGTCCGATGTTTGAACACTATATGAGAAATGCGATGTTAGCCCTAATGGCTGATAAAGATAACCCAGGAACTTTGGTGGAGATTCCGAGGATGTTCACAGATGATGACTTTATGCAAAAGAAATTAATGAAGGTTGAAGACCCAATAGTAAAAAATTTCTGGTTGAAAGAATGGAAACAAACAACAGGAGCCACTCGTTCAGATATGCTGGGCTATGTTGTCTCTAAGGTCGGTCGCTTTATTGAGAACGAGATGATGAGAAACATAATAGGGCAATCTCACTCTGGCTTTGATTTGGGGGAAATCATGGATGGAAAGAAGATATTTTTAGCTAATTTATCCAAGGGACTAACAGGCGAAGTAAATAGTTCCTTACTTGGTTTAATATTGGTTTCCAAGATGCAGATGGCAGCAATGAAAAGGGCAAGGGTTAAACAAGAGGAGAGAGCTGATTTCTACCTTTATATTGATGAGTTCCAGAATTTTACCACTGACAGCATCACCACTATTCTTTCCGAAGCCCGGAAATATCGGCTAAACCTTATTTTAGCGCATCAATATATCCCTCAATTAGAAGATAAGATTAGAGACGCTGTGCTTGGTAATGTGGGGACGATAGGGGCATACAGGATTAGCGCTGATGATGCAGAACTTTTAGAAAAACAGTTTGAACCAGAGTTTTCACGATTTGACCTTGTTAATTTAGATAATTTCAATTTAGTAATTAAAATGTTAATTGACGGTAAGGTTTCTAATGCATTCAAGTTTATGACCTATAAGCCGAAAGATGGTAATTTAAAACAGGTGGAGTCCATAAAAAAGATCTCCAGTTTAAAATACGGGAAATTAAAAAGTTTAGTGGAAAGAGAGATTGCTAAAAGGTCAAACTTATAA
- a CDS encoding endonuclease Q family protein: MFIADLHIHSKYSRATSPSADLEHIAESAKIKGIRVVGTGDFTHPEWIKEIEEKLEPAEQGLFKLKKSQDEIRFLLSSEISCIYSYKEKVRKVHNIIFAPSLEAVEKINKTLSKIGNIHSDGRPILGLNSKELLKIVLEADENCLFVPAHCMTPWFAIFGSKSGFDSIEECFDDYSKYIFALETGLSADPSMIWRIPDGRRVALISNSDAHSPEKLGREANVFDTDLSYAGIIEAIKSKDPKKFLYTIEFFPEEGKYHYDGHRACEISLSPIESKKYNNVCPVCGKPLTLGVVNRISKLSDKEEGFIPKGAVPFKSLIPLKEVIAEALGCGVSAKKVVIEYDKLINEFKNEFNILLNVEQSDLENIASIHIAEGIIRARQGRVNIEPGYDGVFGKVRIFSELEKKNLIKQKVLI, from the coding sequence ATGTTTATAGCTGACCTCCATATCCACTCAAAATACTCTCGCGCCACTTCTCCAAGCGCGGATTTAGAGCATATTGCTGAATCAGCTAAAATTAAGGGGATACGGGTTGTTGGCACAGGGGACTTTACTCATCCTGAATGGATTAAAGAAATTGAAGAAAAATTAGAACCAGCAGAGCAAGGTCTGTTTAAGTTAAAAAAATCTCAAGATGAGATTCGTTTTTTATTAAGTTCGGAAATAAGCTGTATTTATTCATATAAGGAAAAGGTGCGAAAAGTCCATAATATTATTTTTGCTCCTTCGCTGGAAGCAGTTGAGAAGATCAATAAGACGCTTTCAAAAATAGGAAATATTCATTCAGATGGAAGGCCTATTTTGGGATTAAATTCAAAAGAACTTTTAAAAATTGTATTGGAAGCGGATGAGAATTGCCTTTTTGTGCCAGCTCATTGTATGACTCCGTGGTTTGCTATTTTTGGCTCAAAATCAGGATTTGATTCAATAGAAGAATGTTTTGACGATTATTCTAAATACATTTTCGCCTTAGAAACAGGCCTGTCTGCTGACCCTTCAATGATATGGAGGATTCCTGATGGCAGGCGAGTGGCTTTGATTTCAAATTCTGACGCTCATTCGCCGGAAAAATTAGGCAGAGAGGCAAATGTTTTTGACACGGATTTGAGTTATGCCGGAATTATTGAAGCGATTAAATCCAAGGACCCTAAAAAATTTCTCTACACCATTGAGTTTTTCCCTGAAGAGGGAAAATACCATTATGACGGGCATAGGGCTTGCGAAATTTCTTTGTCCCCAATAGAATCAAAAAAATACAATAATGTTTGCCCTGTCTGCGGAAAGCCACTTACTCTTGGGGTTGTGAACCGGATAAGCAAACTATCTGACAAAGAAGAAGGATTCATTCCTAAAGGAGCTGTCCCATTCAAGAGCTTGATTCCACTGAAAGAGGTTATTGCTGAAGCCCTTGGTTGCGGAGTAAGCGCGAAGAAAGTTGTTATTGAATATGACAAACTGATAAACGAGTTTAAAAATGAATTTAATATCCTGCTTAATGTTGAGCAAAGCGATTTGGAAAACATTGCTTCAATTCATATCGCCGAAGGAATAATAAGGGCAAGACAAGGAAGGGTGAATATTGAACCGGGTTATGATGGCGTGTTCGGAAAAGTCAGAATTTTCTCTGAACTGGAAAAAAAGAATCTCATCAAGCAAAAAGTCCTTATTTAA